The DNA sequence GAGTTCCAGCCTGTCCGCCATGTCGCTCCCTCATTCCATGCACACGCATGAGACCAAACCGCCGTCGCGGACGAGCGTATTCCCTCGGTCTCCCGCGCGTCAGGCCGCGCGGGTGCGTCGGGGCACGTAACGGGGGATGTAACGGCCCAGCACCGCCGCCCCGGCGAACCCGACGAGGCCCATGACGCCGCTCGCGAAGGCGATCGACGCGAGCGCGGTGAGGAGGGAGACGACCAGCGGCGCCACGGCCTGGCCGGCGTCTCCGGAGAAGCGCCACGCCCCGAGGAAGGGCGCGGGCCGATCGGCCGGGGCGAGATCCGCCCCCAGCGTCATGATGATGCCCGATCCGATGCCGTTCGCGACGGCGAGGAGCAGCGACACCGCGATGTACCACTGCACCCGGGCCCCGAGGTCGTGGGAGAAGGCGAGGAGGAGGAAACCGGTCCCCAAGCCGACCATCGAGGGGATGGCGCTCCACATCCGCCCGAAGCGGTCCATGATCTGGCCGCTCGCGTAGAAGAGCGCGAAGTCCACGGCGCCCGCGATGCCGATGATGAGCGCTGTGCTCGACTCGCTCAGGCCGATGGAGACCGCCCACAGGGGGAGGAGCACGGTCCGTGCGGAGCGGACCGCCGCGACGAGCGAGACGCCGCTGCCCATCCGGACGAGCACCTCCCGGTGCGACCAGATGGTGCGGAAGAGCCCGTGGGTGCGCTCCTCGGCCTCCTCCTCTCCGGCGGTGACCTGCTGCCCGGAGGCATCGCTCACGTGCGGGCTCGGTCCGAACATCTTCTCCGGGTCGGGGAGGGCGAGGAGGACGATCACCGAGCCGAGGCAGCTGACGATGAAGATCCAGAACACCGACTGCGTGCTTCCCGTGAGGGCGATGACGGCGGACGCGATCAACGGGCCGACGAACCATCCGGCTCGGAAGATCCCGCCGAGGGTCGACAGTGCGCGCGCCCGGTAGCGTGCCGGGACGTACGTCGTCATGAAGGCGTGCCGGGCGAGCGCGAAGACGGCGGTCGCGAGGCCGACCAGCAGCACCCCGATGCTCAGCACGCCGTATCCCGGAGCAACAAGGCAGATGACGACGCCCACGATGGCGATCGCGGCGGCCCCGATCATGGAGGCGCGCTCACCGACCCGCGACACGATCCAGCCGCTCGGGATGTCGCCGATCAGCTCGCCCACCATGATCATGGAGGCGATGAAGCCCGCCATCGCGAGACTCGCCCCGAGGTTTCCGGCGGCGATCGGAATGATCGGGATGATCGCCCCCTCGCCGATCGAGAAGAGCAGGGTCGGGAGGAAGGCCGCCAAGGCGACCGAGCGGAAGCTGAAGGGGCGCTCTGGGGACGACATCTCCTTAACACCGTACAACTTTCGGTCGGAGCCGCCGGCGGGCTCCCGGCCGGTAGGCTGGGGAGCGCCATGATCGAACTCGACCTCTCCTCGCAGATCGCCGACCTGCGCTCCACCTTCGCCGACATCACGGCGGTCGTCGACGTCCCGAAGCTCCGCGCCGAGATCGCGGACCTCAGCGAGAAGGCCGGCGCCCCCGACCTCTGGGACGACACGGCGAACGCCCAGAAGGTCACGAGCGCCCTCAGCCACCGGCAGTCCGAGCTCGGGCGGATCACCGCGATCGAGCGGCGCCTCGACGACCTGGAGGTGCTGGTCGAGCTGGCCAACGAGGCCGAGGACGAGGAGTCGGCCGCCGAGGCGCGTGCCGAGCTGCAGTCGCTCCAGACGGCGCTCGGCGACCTCGAGGTGCAGACGCTCCTCAGCGGCGAGTACGACGAGAGATCCGCGATCGTGACGATCCGCTCCGGCGCCGGCGGCGACGACGCGACCGACTTCGCCGAGATGCTCATGCGCATGTACCTGCGCTGGGCGGAGCAGCACAAGTACCCCGTGAAGGTGATGGACACCTCCTATGCGGAGGGCGCCGGGATCAAGTCCGCGACCTTCGAGGTCGACGCGCCGTACGCGTTCGGAACGCTCTCCGTCGAGGCCGGCACGCACCGCCTGGCGCGCATCAGCCCCTTCGGGTCGGCCGACAAGCGCCAGACCTCGTTCGCCGCCGTCGAGGTCATCCCCCTCATGGAGGAGGCGACCGAGGTCGAGATCCCCGAGGGCGACATCCGCATCGACGTCTTCCGGTCGTCGGGCCCGGGCGGCCAGTCGGTCAACACGACCGACTCCGCCGTGCGCATCACGCACCTCCCGACCGGCATCGTCGTCTCCATGCAGAACGAGAAGTCGCAGATCCAGAACCGCGCCGCCGCGATGCGCGTCCTCCAGACGCGCCTCCTGCTCCTGCAGAAGGAGGAGGAGGCCGCGAAGAAGAAGGAGCTCGCCGGGACCATCACGGCGAGCTGGGGCGACCAGATGCGCTCCTACTTCCTGTACGGCCAGCAGCTCGTCAAGGACCTGCGCACCGGGTACGAGTCGGGCAACCCGAGCGCGGTGTTCGACGGCGACCTCGACGGGTTCATCGCGGCGGGGATCCGCTGGCGCGCCGGGAACAAAGCAGAAGCACAGGACTGACCCGCCCGGCGTGGATCAGCCGTCGACCCGGCGCTCGGTCGCCGTACAGGGTTGACGCGCTCGGGCATGTCGCTACTGCGGATCGACGCGGGACTGCTTAGTCTCAAGGGGTCATGATCCGGTTCGAACACGTATCCAAGCAGTATTCGGGCACCTCTCGCCCGGCGCTGAACGGCATCAACCTGGAAGTGCTGCGCGGAGAGTTCGTCTTCCTCGTCGGCGCCTCCGGGTCCGGCAAGTCCAGCTGCCTGCGCCTCATCCTCAAAGAGGAGAAGCCCACCAAGGGCACCATCCACGTGCTGGGGCAGGACCTCGGCAGCATCTCCTCCCGCAAGGTCCCGTACTTCCGCCGCAACATCGGCGTCGTCTTCCAGGACTTCCGGCTGCTTCCGAACAAGAGCGTCTTCCAGAACGTCGCGTTCACGCTCCAGGTGATCGGCAAGTCGCGCGGCTTCATCCAGGAGGCGGTGCCCGACGTCCTCAAGATGGTCGGTCTCGACGGCAAGGCCCAGCGCCTCCCGCACGAGCTCTCCGGCGGTGAGCAGCAGCGCGTGGCGATCGCCCGGGCCGTTGTGAACAAGCCGCAGATCCTCCTCGCCGACGAGCCGACGGGCAACCTCGACCCGGCCACGAGCGCGGGGATCATGGCCGTGCTCGAGCGCATCAATGCGGGTGGCACCACCGTGCTCATGGCGACGCACGAGGCGGGCATCGTCGACCAGATGCAGAAGCGCGTCGTCGAGCTCGTCGGCGGACAGATCGTCCGCGACGAACGCCACGGCGGCTACGGATTCACGGCCGCGATCCCGGTGGCCAAGCCGCTGGACCGCGACGAGGCCGCCCGCGAGCCGGAATTGGTCGCCGTCGCTGCGCGATCCCAGGAGGCGACGCGCGAGGACGCGGGCGCTCCGATGACGCGTCCGCACACGCCCGTCGGCACGCCGCAGGCTCCTGTGGCGGCCCCTCAGCTCACCGGCCCGCAGCCGATCCATGCCGCCGCGCGGCACTCGGCCGTGCCCGCGCCGGTCTCCTCGGCCGCTCACGAGGCTCCGCAGCTGGCGGATGCGCAGCACGAGGCCCCGCCGCCTCCGGCGCCCGCGCCGGACCCCGAGCGGTACCCGGCGCCGGTGCAGTTCGCGACCGCGCCGATCGCTCCGCCGCCCGCCTCGGAGGACCTCCCCGAGCACCTCAACTTCACGGCCAACCTCGACCTCCGCGGGCTGCGCGAGGGCGGCGCCGAGGGCGAGCAGAATGTGGGGCCGACGAAATGAGATTCGGACTCATCTGGTCGGAGGTCGGCAACGGCCTCCGCCGCAACCTCTCGATGGTCGTCTCGGTCGTCCTCGTCACCTTCATCTCGCTGACGTTCGTCGGCACGGCGGTGCTGCTGCAGATGCAGATCGGCCAGATGAAGAACTACTGGTACGACCGCGCCCAGGTGGCGGTGTACATGTGCACCGAGACGGACGCGTGCCAGGGAGGCGCCGCCTCAGCCCAGAACGTCGAGGCGGTCAAGAAGCAGCTGGAGTCGCCCGAGCTCTCGCAGTACATCCAGAAGTTCTACTTCGAGGACCAGCAGCAGGCCTACCAGCGCTTCAAGCAGCAGTTCAAGGGCAACCAGATCGCGGACTTCGTGACGCCCGACATGATCCCGCAGACGTTCTGGGTCAACCTCAAGGACCCGAACAACTCGGCCGTGCTGACCGAGACCCTCTCCGGCAGCACCGGGGTCCAGAGCGTCGTCGACCAGCGCAGCTACCTCGATCAGATCTTCAGCATCCTCAATGCGGCAAGCATCACCGCGATCGGGATCGCCGCGATCATGCTGATCGCCGCCGTGCTCCTCATCGCGACGACCATCCGGCTGTCCGCCTTCTCACGGCGGCGGGAGATCGGCATCATGCGGCTCGTGGGCGCCTCCAACCGGTTCATCCAGACGCCGTTCATCATCGAGGGCGTGATCGCCGCGCTCGTCGGGTCGGTCCTCTCGTCGGTGGTGATCGCGCTCGGCGTGCAGTTCTTCGTGCACGACTTCCTGGGTCAGCGCATCCAGTCCATCAACTTCGTCGGGCTCGACCAGGCGTGGCTGGTGATCCCGTTGCTGATCGTCATCGGGGTCGTCCTGGCGGCCGCCTCCGCCAACTTCGCGATCAAGCGCTACCTCAAGGTCTGAGCCGCCGCCTCCCGGCGGTGGCCCGGCCGCTGCGTTAGACTGGTCTGCTGCCCGGCGCGACGCCGGGCAGCATCCCCTTTCGTCGAGCCGAGGAGCGAGCCGTGCCCAAAGAACGCGGTCAGAAGGTCGTGGCCACCAACCGCCGCGCCCGGCACGATTACACCATCGAGGACACGTTCGAGGCCGGCCTCGTGCTGACCGGCACCGAGGTCAAATCCCTCCGCCTGGGCCGTGCCTCGCTGGTCGACGGCTACGGCTTCATCGACGGCGGGGAGGCCTGGCTCGATGCCGTGCACATCCCCGAGTACGCCGACGGCACCTGGAACAACCACGCGCCTCGTCGGAAGCGCAAGCTGCTCCTCCACAAGGCTCAGATCCTCAAGATCGAGAACAAGGTCAAGCAGGGCGGCTACACGATCGTCCCCCTGCAGATCTACTTCAACGACGGCCGCGCCAAGGTCGAGATCGCCGTGGCCAAGGGCAAGCGCGAGTACGACAAGCGCCAGGCGCTGCGCGAGCGGCAGGACAAGCGCGAGGCCGAGCGGGCCATGTCGTCGCGGCGTCACCTGGGGGAGTGACGTGGACTCCCCGGCGCAGCGCATCCCGGTCCCCGGGACGTTCAACTTCCGCGATGTGGGCGGCTACCGGGCCGAGAGCGGCGTCGTGCGGAGGGGCAAGCTGTTCCGCGCGGACGCGCTGGGGCGCCTGGGGGAGGAGGGGCGGAACCACCTCCGCCGGCTCGGCGTCCGGGTCGTCATCGACCTGCGCGACGACTACGAGGTCGAATCGGTGCCCGACGACGTCGAGGGGCTCGGCCTGACCCGGCTGCATCTCCCGGTGTTCGAAGGCTCGGGCGCCGCAGCCTCCACGCTCGGCGCGACGATCGTCGACCTGTACGAGAAGATCCTGTTCCAGCACCGCGAGGTGGTGGTCGGCGCGCTGCGCGAGATCGCCGACACCGGGGACGATCCCGTAGTGGTGCACTGCACGGCCGGCAAGGACAGGACCGGCGTCGTCGTAGCGCTGGCGCTCTCCGCGGTCGGTGTCGACCGCGAGGTCGTGCTCGACGACTACGAGGCGACCGAGGGCAACCTCGCGGGCGAATGGCTCGAGAACATGCTCGCCCTCGTCCGCCGGTACGGTGTCGAGGTGACGCCCGATCTCCGGATCATCCTGGGCGGCAGCCCGCGCGAGGCGATGGAGGCGGTGCTCGACGCCGTCGATGAGCGTTTCGGCAGTGTGCGCGGCTACCTGCTGGAGGCAGGGCTCGACGAGTTCGAGCTGGCGAAGCTCCGGTCGGTCCTGGTCGAGCCGGCGTGACGGCCGCCGCCGCGCTGAAACTCACATCGGACCCATAATCCGCATACAGCCCGAGCGGGGCTCGCTCGTGGTTCCATGTGAGCATGCAAGACCAGCAGCCCACGGAGCCGCTCCCGCCTCACGGCGTGGCGCCCGGCCCCACGATCATCGCCGAGCCGTTCTACAAGCGGCACGGCCTCGCGTTCGCGATCTCGACGCTCGTTCTCTCGCTCGTGCTGCTCCTGGGGCTGGCCGGTGCTGGGACGTTCGCGGTCGTCAGCGCGGTCACGCATCTCGGTGAGCGGGGGATCTCGCGCGTGATCCCCGGAGCGCCGGGTCAGGGTCTCCCCGGGCATCAGCGGGGGATGCCGGGCGCACCGGGCTCCGGCGAGCCCGGAGGCGGCCAGGGCGGAGGCCAGGCGAAGGCGGGTCGCATCGTGGAGGGTGCCATCACATCCCTGTCCGGTTCCAGCTGGACGATCGACACGTTCAACGGCGCCACTCTCTCGGTCACCGTCACGTCGTCCACCGTCTTCGGGCACCCGGGAGCGACCGAGAAGAAGTCCGACTTCGCCGTGGGTGACGAGGTCGTCGTCGTGGGCGTTCGGTCCGGCGGGGCGTTCACGGCCACACGGATCTTGAAGCTCTCCGACCTCCCGCTGCGGACGCCGAAGCCGAGCCCGTCGGCCACTCCCTGACGCGCGGACTCGGCGCGATCCGGCATAAAGGCCGGCGCCCTCGTGTTGTATGATGAGAAGCTCGCCGAGAAGCGAGCACCGCACCTCCACAACTCAACAGCGCGCGACGACGACCCAGCCTCACGGCTGCGCATGGGGATGATCGGTTTCGACATTGTCTGCGAGAGTGTGAGAAGCGGGTCGAGGATGCATGCTTATCTCGTTAACGATGCATGCGAAAAAATAAGTGCCAATTCCAAGAGCACTGTCTCGGCCAAGGCCGACTTCGCCCTCGCGGCGTAAGTCCCCTTCGCTGTAAAGAGACCGTCAGACCGGGAATCGTCTCCTACCCGGATCCTGGCGTCAGCTAGGAGGCTTGCTTCTGCGTTGAGCATCAGGGCGCAGAGGGACTCTCACTGATACTGGGCCCGCCGGATCAGGTGCCAGCGACAAGATCCGGGGTCGAGAAAGCGACTGCACTGGCTACACCCGTAGAAGGCGCATGACCACAGCAGTGGACGGGGGTTCGATTCCCCCCATCTCCACCACTCGGTCGTCGTCGCGCGTTGTTCGAGACCCGCCGGTCGAGCTGAAGCGGGAGCAGAGATGAGCACTGGGCCGGACTCGCCGGACGCCGCGGCCGACCCGCAGGCCCTGCTGGCCGACCTGGTGCGGACCGTTACGACGGCGCTCCCTCCGGCTGTTGTCGGCCGCGTGCTCGAGATCGAGCGGCGCAGGACGATCGCCGACCGTGTCGCCGGGCGCCCGGGCGCGATCACGGCCATCCGCCTTGCGGGCGGGAGGGAGGCCCTGTCCCTCAGCTACGACCCCGGTCCGCGGTGGCGCTGCGAGATCTCCCTGGTCTACGAGGGCGTCGCCGTGACGAGCGAGAGCGTCGCGCTCGGGGCCTGGCTGACCGCCTTCGCGCGCCTCCTCGCGGCGATCGCGCTGGCCGAGGCCGGCGACGCCGCCGCTTCATCGCGCGCTCTGCAGACCCTGGGGCTGGCGGCGAGCGGCTCGGAGATCCAGGTGAGAGACGTCACCCTCGTCGGCGATCTGCTGACCCTCGCGGCGCGCCTCGGCGACCGCGTCCCTCCCGAGGCAGCCGCGACCGTCAGCCGCATCGCCGACCTGCTCATCGACACGCTCGAACGATCGGACGGTGACGAGGACGCGGAACGCCTCGTCCGCCGAACAGCTTCGGTCTATCTGCCGGACACGCTCCGCGCCTATCTTGCCCTCCCGGCGGACTGGGCCTCGGGGCACGTGCTTCCCGACGGCAGCTCACCCGCCGACGCCCTCGTCGCGCAGCTCCACGAGCTGGAGGCCGCGGCGACGGGGATGAGGGAGGCGGCCCTCCGGCACGACGCGTCCGCGCTGCAGATCAACGGGCGCTTCCTCGCGGAGCGCTTCTCGCGGTCGCGGCTCGACCTGTCCTGACGGCCGTGCCGGTCAGCTCGACGTCGAATGCGAGCGGTCGACGTAGCTGCGCGAGCGCTCGATCTGCTGTTCGAGCGCGTGAACCGTGGCACCCATGCTCTCGACGGCCTTGGCCCGGTAGCCGTCGATGGCGTCCATCGTCGCGAAGACGTTGTCGAACGCGTGCTGCAGCGTCTGAAGGCTGACACCGGTCGAGACAGCGTCCTCCTGTACTCGCGCAGTCTGCTGCTGGAGGAGCTGACCGGTGTGATCGATCATGGCGTTCGTCGCGTCGTTGAGCGCGCTGACCTGGTCGAGCACCAGCTCCTGGTTCACGAGGGCCTGCGACACGATCATTGCCGTCCGGAGAGCGGCCACCGTGGTCGTGCGGGCGCGCTCGACGCCCTTGATGAGCTCGAGGTTGTTCTTCCGCACGGCGTCCAGCGCGAGATAGCCCTGGACGGACACCGCGATCTGCGTGCTCAGGTCCTGACGGCGCTGCCGGATCGGGAAGAGCGCGTCGGCGACGAGCGCGTCGGCCATCCGCGGGTCCTGGGCGCGCAACGCGGCGGCCCGTTTCTCGGTCGCCTCGTCGAGCGCTTGGGCGAGAGTGGCGTACTCTCCGAGCTTGCCCATGGTCGTCCAGAGGTTCGCCCGCTCGAGGTCGATCGCCGCGTTGTCCTTCAGCAGGGCGTCCTGGCCGGAGACGAGTGCCGAGATGATCGCGTCGAGTTGCTTCTGGGCCGGCTGGTAGCGCTCGAAGTAGCGCATCAGGCTCTTTCCGCCGGGCAGCCGCCCGAAGAACCCCTTCGCGCCGGTGGCATCGACTCGAGCCGGATCGAGTTCGGTGATGGTCGTGCGCAGTTGCTGGAGCGTCTGCGCCACCTGCGTCTGCGGGTCGGAGGGCGTTCCACGGCCGCGGGCGGCGGCCAGGGAGGACGAGGGTCGCTCCAGCATGCGGCTCGAGACCTCGGACGACGACCGGATCTCCCGCACCCCCATGCGTGCGATCTCGTCGACGCGGCGCGTGAACTCCGGGCTCCCGGGCTCCTCCGCGGCGAGCCCGTCGACGAACTCGTCGGCCTTCGCGCGCAGTTCCGCCTGCTTCTCGTCCGGGACGGCGACCATCCCGACGGCGCGCTCGCGCTCTACTTCGGGCACAGTCGGAGGGGGCGTCAGGTCGAGGTCTGCCGGCGCGTCTTCAGGCGGGGTCAGGGGCTGATTCAGATCGAGCTCGGACATCGCTGTTCCTCCCGGTGATCTCGGGCACCTCATCACACCCTAGAACGCGGAGGCGCCGATGGCGCGAGGCTATCAGGGCCGCCACGTGTCGATGGCCGCGAAGAGCTCCGCCTTCCGCTCCTCCGACGCGAAGGACGCCTCGACGGAGTTGCGCGCCAGCCGGCGCGCCCGCTCCTCGGTGAGGCCGAGGGCGTCTCGAACGGCGATGAAGTTCTGCCCGGCGTACCCGCCGAAGTAGGCGGGGTCGTCGGAGTTGACCGTCACGAGCACGCCGGCGTCATCGAGCCTCAGCAGCGGGTGGCCGGCGAGGTCCGGCGTCGCCCGCAGACGGACATTGGACAGCGGACACACCGTGAGCGGGATCCGGTCGGCGGCGAGCCGCTGCACCAGCCGCTCGTCCTCGATCGAGCGGATGCCGTGGTCGATACGTTCTACGTGGAGCAGATCGAGCGCCTCCCACACGTACTCGGGAGGTCCCTCCTCGCCGGCGTGCGCCACCACGTGGAGGCCGGCTTCGCGCGCGCGCGAGTAGACCTCGGCGAACAGCGACGGGGGGTACCCCACCTCGGCGGAGTCGAGCCCGACGCCGACGATGCGGTCCGTCCGGGCGAGCGCCGCGGTGAGCGCCTCCTCGGCGGAGGCGACCGGCTGGTCCCGCAGGAAGCACAGGATCAAGGCCCCGGACATGCCGAGTCCTGCCCGCGCCTCATCGAGGGCCGTTCCGATCCCGTCGACGACGTCATCGAAGCGGACACCGTGTGCCGTGTGCGCCTGCGGGTCGAAGAAGATCTCGGCGTGCCGCACGCCCTGCGCGTGCGCTCGCCGGAGATAGCGCCGCGTGAGTTCGGTGAAGTCGTCGGCGGTGCGCAGAACGCCCATGGTCGCGTAGTAGAGGTCGAGGAACGACTGCAGGTCGGAGAAGTCGTACTGCGCCGCGAGTTCCTCGACAGAGGCGAAGGGCAGCGTCACGCCGTTGCGCGCGGCCAGCTCGAAGGCCAGACCGGGTTCCAGGGTGCCCTCGATGTGGAGGTGCAGCTCGGCCTTCGGGAGGGAGGCGAGCGCTTCGTCCGAGAGGGTCGCGCGAGTGTCCGTCATACGTCGATCCTCCCATCGACCGGGTGGGTGATCAGCCGACCTGCAGCAGGATCTTGCCGAGGTGTGCCGACGACTCCATCCGCCGGTGCGCCTGGGAGGCGTCTTCGAGCGGGAAGACCGAATCGATGACCGGCTTCACCAGTCCGGATTCCAGCAGCGGCCAGACGTGCTCGCGGACCGCGGCGATGATCGCCGCGCGCTCACCGAGCGGCCGGGCACGCAGAGTCGTTCCCTGGAGGCGCGCCCGCTTGCTCATGAGGACGCCCAGGTCGACCGACGCCGGCGTGCGCTCGCGCACCGCGATCGACATGATCCGGCCGCCGGTGGCGAGCGCCTCCAGATCGCGGGCGATGTAGGAGCCGCCGACGATGTCGAGGACGACGTCCACGCCGCGGCCGTCGGTGAACGCGAGAGCGGCGGCGACGAAGTCGTCGACGGTGTAGTCCACTGCGGCGTCGGCGCCGAGTTCGCGGCAGAACTCCGTCTTGCGCGCGCTCCCGGCGGTCGCGATCACGGGAGAGCCGTTCGCGTGAGCGAGCTGGATGGCCATGCTCCCGATCCCGCTCGAGCCGCCGTGGACGAGGAGGCTCTCACCGGGCCGGAGGCTCCCGAGATCGAACACGTTGGACCAGACCGTGGCGGCGACCTCCGGCAGACCCGCGGCCTCCACCAGGTCGACCGAGTCGGGCACCGGGAGGACCAGGCCGGCGTCGACGCTCACCAGCTCGGCGTATCCGCCGCCCGGGAGGAGGGCGCAGACGCGGTCGCCCGCCTCCCACTCGGTGACCTCAGGCCCGACCGAGTCGATGACACCCGAGACCTCGAGTCCCGGCCAGTCGGGAGCTCCGGCGGGTGGCGGGTAGAAGCCGCGGCGCTGACTGAGGTCGGCCCCGTTGAGCCCGGCCGCGACGACTCGGATCCGGACCTCGCGAGGCCCTGGGACGGGGTCGGGCACATCGCCGATCGTCAGCACCGATGCATCGCCGGGCTGGGGGATGAGCACGGCCCTCACCGGACGCTCCCTGCGCGCTCGGGCCGGCCGAGCACATCCCGGATCCGCACCTTGCTCGAGTACTCGATCGAGCCGTAGCGGAAGAGCCGCACCGCGATGCGCAGGACGACGATCGACAGGGCGAAGAGCTCCACGATGATGACGATCGCCTGCCACAGGGGCAGCGATCCGAACGCGTTGAGGATGAGGGCTGTGATCGGCGCCGTGTACGGGAAGAACGCGAGGATCTGCACGATCGGCGACTGCGGCGAGGTGATCGCGAACCCGGACGCGTAGAGCGGGATCACGACCGAGAACACGACGACCGAGAAGACGGGCGCTGCGTCCTTGGCCGTCGGCATGACGGCGCCGACGGCGACCAGCGTGCCCGTGAACAATGCGAAGCCGCCGATCAGGATCAACGTGCCGACGATCATCTTCTGCGGGTCGAAGACGAGCCCGGAGAGGTCCAGGTTGGGGAGGTTGAGCTGGTCGCGGAAGAACAGGAACCCGATCAGCATCGGGACGGCGAACACGGCGATCTGGATGATCCCGATGGCGAACAGCGAGATCACCTTCCCGATGAGGAGGTTCGTCGGATTGATGGTCGTGAGGATCATCTCCGTGACGCGGTTCTCCTTCTCCTCCAGGGTCGAGTTCAGCATCTGGTTGCCGAGGAAGACGATGACGATGAAGAAGGCGGCGAGGAACACGAGCGCGGGCAGGATCGCCTCGAACCCGGGAGCCACCTGCCCGTTCTTGAACGTCGTCGTGCTCGTGTTCACGTCCCCCCGCACGACAGCCACGCTCACCGGATCGGCCAGCTTCTTCTCGACGCTCGCCGAGAGGAGCGATTCGGCCACAGCCGAGTACTTGCCGTTCTGCAGCAGGCCGACGTCCTCGCCGTAGACGCGGACCGCCTGCTTCGACGGGTCGGCGGGGAAGGAGAAGAACGCCGGGGTGACCCCGTCTTTCACCTTGCCGATCCCGTCTTCGTCGCTCGCGGCCAGGGCGCCCCCGTACTGCGTCGCAGTCGCGGGGTCGACGAGTCCGGAGGCGTCGGTGTACAGGAAGTCGAATCGCGCGTTCTTCTGCTGGTCGGCCGTGTTCGCGGTCGACACGTTGGAGGCGACGATCAGCGTGCCGAGGCCGATCACGAGGATCGGGACGATC is a window from the Leifsonia sp. AG29 genome containing:
- a CDS encoding DUF5666 domain-containing protein, with protein sequence MQDQQPTEPLPPHGVAPGPTIIAEPFYKRHGLAFAISTLVLSLVLLLGLAGAGTFAVVSAVTHLGERGISRVIPGAPGQGLPGHQRGMPGAPGSGEPGGGQGGGQAKAGRIVEGAITSLSGSSWTIDTFNGATLSVTVTSSTVFGHPGATEKKSDFAVGDEVVVVGVRSGGAFTATRILKLSDLPLRTPKPSPSATP
- the prfB gene encoding peptide chain release factor 2 codes for the protein MIELDLSSQIADLRSTFADITAVVDVPKLRAEIADLSEKAGAPDLWDDTANAQKVTSALSHRQSELGRITAIERRLDDLEVLVELANEAEDEESAAEARAELQSLQTALGDLEVQTLLSGEYDERSAIVTIRSGAGGDDATDFAEMLMRMYLRWAEQHKYPVKVMDTSYAEGAGIKSATFEVDAPYAFGTLSVEAGTHRLARISPFGSADKRQTSFAAVEVIPLMEEATEVEIPEGDIRIDVFRSSGPGGQSVNTTDSAVRITHLPTGIVVSMQNEKSQIQNRAAAMRVLQTRLLLLQKEEEAAKKKELAGTITASWGDQMRSYFLYGQQLVKDLRTGYESGNPSAVFDGDLDGFIAAGIRWRAGNKAEAQD
- a CDS encoding tyrosine-protein phosphatase, translating into MDSPAQRIPVPGTFNFRDVGGYRAESGVVRRGKLFRADALGRLGEEGRNHLRRLGVRVVIDLRDDYEVESVPDDVEGLGLTRLHLPVFEGSGAAASTLGATIVDLYEKILFQHREVVVGALREIADTGDDPVVVHCTAGKDRTGVVVALALSAVGVDREVVLDDYEATEGNLAGEWLENMLALVRRYGVEVTPDLRIILGGSPREAMEAVLDAVDERFGSVRGYLLEAGLDEFELAKLRSVLVEPA
- the smpB gene encoding SsrA-binding protein SmpB; the protein is MPKERGQKVVATNRRARHDYTIEDTFEAGLVLTGTEVKSLRLGRASLVDGYGFIDGGEAWLDAVHIPEYADGTWNNHAPRRKRKLLLHKAQILKIENKVKQGGYTIVPLQIYFNDGRAKVEIAVAKGKREYDKRQALRERQDKREAERAMSSRRHLGE
- a CDS encoding MFS transporter, encoding MSSPERPFSFRSVALAAFLPTLLFSIGEGAIIPIIPIAAGNLGASLAMAGFIASMIMVGELIGDIPSGWIVSRVGERASMIGAAAIAIVGVVICLVAPGYGVLSIGVLLVGLATAVFALARHAFMTTYVPARYRARALSTLGGIFRAGWFVGPLIASAVIALTGSTQSVFWIFIVSCLGSVIVLLALPDPEKMFGPSPHVSDASGQQVTAGEEEAEERTHGLFRTIWSHREVLVRMGSGVSLVAAVRSARTVLLPLWAVSIGLSESSTALIIGIAGAVDFALFYASGQIMDRFGRMWSAIPSMVGLGTGFLLLAFSHDLGARVQWYIAVSLLLAVANGIGSGIIMTLGADLAPADRPAPFLGAWRFSGDAGQAVAPLVVSLLTALASIAFASGVMGLVGFAGAAVLGRYIPRYVPRRTRAA
- the ftsE gene encoding cell division ATP-binding protein FtsE; its protein translation is MIRFEHVSKQYSGTSRPALNGINLEVLRGEFVFLVGASGSGKSSCLRLILKEEKPTKGTIHVLGQDLGSISSRKVPYFRRNIGVVFQDFRLLPNKSVFQNVAFTLQVIGKSRGFIQEAVPDVLKMVGLDGKAQRLPHELSGGEQQRVAIARAVVNKPQILLADEPTGNLDPATSAGIMAVLERINAGGTTVLMATHEAGIVDQMQKRVVELVGGQIVRDERHGGYGFTAAIPVAKPLDRDEAAREPELVAVAARSQEATREDAGAPMTRPHTPVGTPQAPVAAPQLTGPQPIHAAARHSAVPAPVSSAAHEAPQLADAQHEAPPPPAPAPDPERYPAPVQFATAPIAPPPASEDLPEHLNFTANLDLRGLREGGAEGEQNVGPTK
- the ftsX gene encoding permease-like cell division protein FtsX codes for the protein MRFGLIWSEVGNGLRRNLSMVVSVVLVTFISLTFVGTAVLLQMQIGQMKNYWYDRAQVAVYMCTETDACQGGAASAQNVEAVKKQLESPELSQYIQKFYFEDQQQAYQRFKQQFKGNQIADFVTPDMIPQTFWVNLKDPNNSAVLTETLSGSTGVQSVVDQRSYLDQIFSILNAASITAIGIAAIMLIAAVLLIATTIRLSAFSRRREIGIMRLVGASNRFIQTPFIIEGVIAALVGSVLSSVVIALGVQFFVHDFLGQRIQSINFVGLDQAWLVIPLLIVIGVVLAAASANFAIKRYLKV
- a CDS encoding toxic anion resistance protein — its product is MSELDLNQPLTPPEDAPADLDLTPPPTVPEVERERAVGMVAVPDEKQAELRAKADEFVDGLAAEEPGSPEFTRRVDEIARMGVREIRSSSEVSSRMLERPSSSLAAARGRGTPSDPQTQVAQTLQQLRTTITELDPARVDATGAKGFFGRLPGGKSLMRYFERYQPAQKQLDAIISALVSGQDALLKDNAAIDLERANLWTTMGKLGEYATLAQALDEATEKRAAALRAQDPRMADALVADALFPIRQRRQDLSTQIAVSVQGYLALDAVRKNNLELIKGVERARTTTVAALRTAMIVSQALVNQELVLDQVSALNDATNAMIDHTGQLLQQQTARVQEDAVSTGVSLQTLQHAFDNVFATMDAIDGYRAKAVESMGATVHALEQQIERSRSYVDRSHSTSS
- a CDS encoding adenosine deaminase, encoding MTDTRATLSDEALASLPKAELHLHIEGTLEPGLAFELAARNGVTLPFASVEELAAQYDFSDLQSFLDLYYATMGVLRTADDFTELTRRYLRRAHAQGVRHAEIFFDPQAHTAHGVRFDDVVDGIGTALDEARAGLGMSGALILCFLRDQPVASAEEALTAALARTDRIVGVGLDSAEVGYPPSLFAEVYSRAREAGLHVVAHAGEEGPPEYVWEALDLLHVERIDHGIRSIEDERLVQRLAADRIPLTVCPLSNVRLRATPDLAGHPLLRLDDAGVLVTVNSDDPAYFGGYAGQNFIAVRDALGLTEERARRLARNSVEASFASEERKAELFAAIDTWRP